A portion of the Citrobacter rodentium NBRC 105723 = DSM 16636 genome contains these proteins:
- the pabC gene encoding aminodeoxychorismate lyase encodes MFLINGREQASLAASDRAIQFGDGCFTTARIIDGKVCQLAAHLRRLQEACEKLLIAFADLDELEREMSTLSAGHLRGVLKVIISRGSCGRGYSAAQCRQPTRILSVSPWPSHYDRWREQGITLTLSPVRLGRNPMLAGIKHLNRLEQVLIRSHLEQTEADEALVLDSEGWVTECCAANLFWRKDNVVYTPCLDQAGVNGIMRQFCMRQLAQSSFRLVETRAREEELQHADEMVVCNALMPVVPVRAWGTKRFSSRALYEFLAPLCEHPN; translated from the coding sequence ATGTTCTTGATAAATGGCCGTGAACAGGCGTCGCTTGCCGCGAGCGATCGCGCGATCCAGTTCGGCGATGGCTGCTTTACCACCGCGCGCATTATTGACGGAAAAGTATGCCAGCTGGCCGCGCACCTTCGACGCCTGCAGGAGGCGTGTGAGAAATTGCTGATCGCCTTCGCTGATCTGGACGAGCTTGAGCGCGAAATGAGCACGCTCTCTGCCGGTCATCTGCGCGGCGTGCTGAAAGTGATTATCAGCCGCGGCAGCTGCGGGCGAGGATACAGCGCGGCGCAGTGCCGGCAACCTACCCGCATTCTCAGCGTTTCGCCGTGGCCCTCTCACTATGACCGCTGGCGGGAGCAGGGGATTACCCTGACCCTTAGCCCGGTGCGCCTCGGACGCAATCCGATGCTGGCAGGTATCAAGCACCTGAATCGCCTTGAACAGGTGTTGATTCGCTCTCATCTTGAGCAGACGGAGGCCGATGAAGCGCTGGTTCTTGACAGCGAGGGCTGGGTTACGGAATGCTGTGCGGCTAATTTGTTCTGGCGAAAAGACAATGTGGTGTATACGCCCTGTCTCGATCAGGCGGGGGTGAATGGCATAATGCGACAATTCTGTATGCGACAGCTGGCACAATCGTCTTTTCGGCTTGTCGAAACCCGAGCCCGTGAAGAAGAGCTTCAGCACGCTGACGAAATGGTCGTCTGTAATGCGCTGATGCCGGTTGTTCCCGTACGTGCCTGGGGAACGAAACGCTTCTCATCACGTGCGCTGTATGAATTTCTGGCCCCACTGTGCGAGCATCCGAATTAG
- the fabF gene encoding beta-ketoacyl-ACP synthase II: MSKRRVVVTGLGMLSPVGNTVESTWKALLAGQSGISLIDHFDTSAYATKFAGLVKDFNCDDIISRKEQRKMDAFIQYGIVAGVQAMQDSGLEVTEENATRIGAAIGSGIGGLGLIEENHSSLVNGGPRKISPFFVPSTIVNMVAGHLTIMYGLRGPSISIATACTSGVHNIGHAARIIAYGDADAMVAGGAEKASTPLGVGGFGAARALSTRNDNPQAASRPWDKERDGFVLGDGAGMVVLEEYEHAKKRGAKIYAEVVGFGMSSDAYHMTSPPENGAGAALAMVNALRDAAIEPGKIGYVNAHGTSTPAGDKAEAQAVKSVFGDAASRVMVSSTKSMTGHLLGAAGAVESIYSILALRDQAVPPTINLDNPDEGCDLDFVPHEARQVSGMEYALCNSFGFGGTNGSLIFKKI, encoded by the coding sequence GTGTCTAAGCGTCGTGTAGTTGTGACCGGACTGGGCATGTTGTCTCCTGTCGGCAATACCGTAGAGTCTACCTGGAAAGCTCTCCTTGCCGGTCAGAGTGGCATCAGCCTGATCGACCATTTCGATACTAGCGCCTATGCAACGAAATTTGCTGGCTTAGTAAAGGATTTTAACTGTGATGACATTATCTCGCGTAAAGAACAGCGCAAGATGGATGCCTTCATTCAATATGGAATTGTCGCTGGCGTTCAGGCCATGCAGGATTCTGGCCTTGAAGTAACGGAAGAGAACGCAACCCGTATTGGCGCCGCTATCGGCTCCGGTATCGGTGGTCTCGGACTAATTGAAGAAAACCACAGTTCCCTGGTGAACGGTGGGCCGCGTAAGATTAGCCCGTTCTTCGTTCCGTCGACGATTGTCAACATGGTGGCAGGCCACCTGACCATCATGTACGGCCTGCGCGGGCCGAGCATCTCTATCGCCACCGCCTGCACCTCAGGCGTACATAACATCGGTCACGCCGCACGTATCATTGCATACGGCGATGCGGACGCGATGGTGGCGGGCGGTGCTGAAAAAGCCAGTACGCCGCTGGGCGTAGGCGGCTTTGGCGCAGCGCGCGCGCTTTCCACGCGTAACGACAATCCGCAGGCGGCCAGCCGTCCGTGGGATAAAGAGCGTGACGGCTTTGTGCTTGGCGACGGCGCCGGGATGGTTGTACTCGAAGAGTATGAACATGCGAAAAAGCGCGGCGCGAAAATTTATGCTGAGGTCGTAGGTTTCGGGATGAGCAGCGATGCTTATCATATGACGTCACCGCCGGAAAACGGCGCGGGCGCGGCGCTGGCGATGGTCAACGCGCTGCGTGACGCGGCGATTGAACCGGGCAAGATTGGTTACGTCAACGCGCACGGCACCTCCACGCCGGCAGGCGATAAAGCCGAAGCGCAGGCGGTGAAATCGGTCTTTGGCGACGCGGCGAGCCGCGTGATGGTGAGCTCCACCAAATCAATGACCGGTCACCTGCTGGGCGCCGCTGGCGCGGTAGAGTCCATTTACTCTATCCTGGCGCTGCGCGATCAGGCGGTTCCGCCGACCATCAACCTGGATAACCCGGATGAAGGCTGCGATCTGGATTTCGTGCCACATGAGGCGCGTCAGGTCAGCGGAATGGAGTATGCCCTGTGTAACTCCTTCGGCTTTGGCGGCACCAACGGTTCGCTGATCTTTAAAAAGATCTAA
- the acpP gene encoding acyl carrier protein → MSTIEERVKKIIGEQLGVKQEEVTNNASFVEDLGADSLDTVELVMALEEEFDTEIPDEEAEKITTVQAAIDYINGHQA, encoded by the coding sequence ATGAGCACTATCGAAGAACGCGTTAAGAAAATTATCGGCGAACAGCTGGGCGTTAAGCAGGAAGAAGTTACCAACAATGCTTCTTTCGTTGAAGACCTGGGCGCAGATTCTCTTGACACCGTTGAGCTGGTAATGGCTCTGGAAGAAGAGTTTGATACTGAGATTCCGGACGAAGAAGCTGAGAAAATCACCACCGTTCAGGCTGCCATTGATTACATCAACGGCCACCAGGCGTAA
- the fabG gene encoding 3-oxoacyl-ACP reductase FabG, with amino-acid sequence MSFEGKIALVTGASRGIGRAIAETLVARGATVIGTATSENGAQAISDYLGANGKGLMLNVTDPASIESVLEKIRAEFGEVDILVNNAGITRDNLLMRMKDDEWNDILETNLSSVFRLSKAVMRAMMKKRHGRIITVGSVVGTMGNAGQTNYAAAKAGLIGFSKSLAREVASRGITVNVVAPGFIETDMTRALTDEQRAGTLAAVPAGRLGSPKEIASAVAFLASDEAGYITGETLHVNGGMYMV; translated from the coding sequence ATGAGTTTTGAAGGAAAAATCGCGCTGGTCACCGGTGCAAGCCGCGGGATTGGCCGCGCAATTGCAGAGACGCTCGTTGCCCGTGGCGCGACCGTAATCGGTACGGCTACCAGCGAAAATGGCGCTCAGGCCATTAGCGATTATTTAGGTGCCAACGGGAAAGGTCTGATGCTGAATGTGACCGATCCTGCATCTATCGAATCTGTTCTGGAAAAAATTCGCGCAGAATTTGGTGAAGTCGATATCCTGGTTAATAATGCCGGTATCACTCGTGACAATCTGCTGATGCGAATGAAAGATGATGAGTGGAACGATATTCTCGAAACCAATCTTTCATCTGTTTTCCGCCTGTCAAAAGCGGTAATGCGCGCTATGATGAAGAAGCGTCATGGACGTATTATCACTGTCGGTTCTGTGGTTGGTACCATGGGAAATGCGGGTCAGACAAACTACGCTGCGGCGAAAGCGGGTCTGATTGGCTTCAGTAAATCGCTGGCGCGCGAAGTTGCGTCCCGCGGCATTACTGTAAACGTTGTTGCTCCGGGCTTTATTGAAACGGACATGACGCGTGCGCTGACCGATGAGCAGCGTGCGGGTACGCTGGCAGCCGTTCCGGCGGGTCGCTTAGGCTCCCCAAAAGAAATTGCCAGCGCGGTTGCATTTTTAGCTTCTGACGAAGCGGGTTACATCACTGGTGAGACTCTGCACGTCAATGGCGGGATGTATATGGTTTAA
- the fabD gene encoding ACP S-malonyltransferase, whose product MTQFAFVFPGQGSQTVGMLADMAASYPIVEETFAEASAALGYDLWALTQQGPAEELNKTWQTQPALLAASVALYRVWQQQGGEAPTLMAGHSLGEYSALVCAGVINFADAVRLVELRGKFMQEAVPEGTGAMAAIIGLDDASIAQACEASAEGQVVSPVNFNSPGQVVIAGHKEAVERAGAACKAAGAKRALPLPVSVPSHCALMKPAAEKLAAELAKITFNAPTVPVVNNVDVKCETDADAIRDALVRQLYSPVQWTRSVEFMAAQGVEHLYEVGPGKVLTGLTKRIVDTLTASALNEPAAVSAALEQ is encoded by the coding sequence ATGACGCAATTCGCATTTGTGTTCCCTGGACAGGGTTCTCAGACCGTCGGGATGCTGGCCGATATGGCGGCAAGCTATCCGATCGTTGAAGAGACTTTTGCTGAAGCCTCTGCTGCGCTGGGCTACGACCTGTGGGCGCTGACCCAGCAGGGTCCGGCTGAAGAGCTGAATAAAACCTGGCAAACTCAGCCTGCGCTGCTGGCGGCTTCCGTCGCGCTGTATCGCGTCTGGCAACAGCAGGGCGGCGAAGCGCCGACCCTGATGGCTGGCCATAGCCTGGGTGAATACTCCGCGCTGGTCTGCGCGGGCGTCATTAATTTTGCCGACGCGGTGCGTCTGGTCGAACTGCGTGGTAAATTCATGCAGGAAGCCGTTCCTGAAGGAACCGGCGCGATGGCGGCCATCATTGGTCTGGACGACGCCTCTATCGCTCAGGCGTGTGAAGCGTCCGCGGAAGGTCAGGTCGTCTCGCCGGTAAACTTTAACTCTCCGGGCCAGGTGGTTATCGCCGGTCATAAAGAGGCGGTTGAACGCGCGGGCGCCGCCTGTAAAGCGGCTGGCGCAAAGCGCGCGCTGCCGCTGCCGGTCAGCGTGCCGTCTCACTGCGCGCTGATGAAGCCTGCCGCCGAAAAACTGGCCGCTGAATTAGCGAAAATCACCTTCAACGCGCCGACCGTGCCGGTCGTCAATAACGTTGATGTGAAATGTGAAACTGACGCTGACGCCATTCGCGATGCGCTGGTGCGCCAGCTGTACAGTCCGGTGCAGTGGACCCGCAGCGTTGAGTTTATGGCGGCGCAGGGCGTGGAACATCTTTATGAAGTCGGCCCGGGTAAAGTCCTCACTGGCCTGACTAAACGCATTGTTGATACCCTGACCGCCTCGGCTCTTAACGAACCGGCGGCGGTATCTGCGGCGCTTGAGCAATAA